CACCTGGGCCTCGAACCTCGCCGGCAACGGCACGTTCGGCGGTTCGAACATGGAATTCGACGCCATCGCCGGCTTCACCAAGGGCGTTGGCCCGGTGACGTTCGACCTCGGCGGCATCTACTACATCTATCCCGGCACCCACGGTCACGACTTCTTCGAGATCTACGGCTCGGTCTCGGGCAAGGTCGGTCCGGTCAACGCCAAGCTCGGCACCTACTGGGCGCCGCCACAGACCAACATCGGCGTCAGCAACGGCAGCAAGGGCAACAACATCTGGGTCTATACCGACCTCGCCCTGCCGATCCAGGGCACCCCGATCACGCTCAAGGGCCATGCCGGCTATTCGGACGGTGACAGCCTCTACACCAAGGGCGCGGCCGCGTTCGATCCGTTCGACACCGAAGGCAGCCATGGCGTGTTCGACTATGGCGTGGGCGTCGACCTGACCTGGAAGGCGCTGACGCTGAACGTCTCGTACATCGGCACCGACCTCGACCGGTCCTATGCCGACCTGAACTTCGGTGCGGGCAGCCACACCGGCCACAAGATCACCAAGGGCGACATCGTCGCCACGCTGACCGCGGCGTTCTGATCTGATGTGAATACCGGCCCCGCCCGTGCACAGGCTGCCACGGGCGGGGCCACCTCGACGCAATAACCGAAATAACAGGGCAGCCGAAGCATGCGCGTCGTCAACATCAAGCCGCACCGCGGCGCCCGGATCCTGATTGGCGCCGTTCCGATCGTGATCCTGCTGATCGTCTATGCGATCTTCTCCGCCGCGCGGCTCGACGCCAATCCCAACGACAAGGTCCTCCCCACTTTCGCCGCGATGGCGCAGGAAGTGGTGCGGCTGACCACCCAGACCGATCCGCGCACCGGTGAGATCACCGCAGTGGCGGATACCCTGGCCAGCCTCTACCGGCTCGGCATCGGCGTGCTGATCGCCACGGTCTCGACCCTCATCATCGGCCTGGCGCTGGGCGTCGTGCCGCTGGTCCGCGCGGCGCTCGGCCCGATCGTCGCGATCATCGCCGTGATCCCGCCGATCGCGGTGCTGCCGATCCTGTTCATCGCCATGGGCCTGGGCGAAGCCTCGAAGATCGCGCTGATCGCGGTGGGCATCGCGCCGTTCATGATCCGCGACCTCGCCGGCCACGTCGCGAGCCTACCCGCCGAGCAGTTCGTCAAGGCGCAGACGCTGGGTGCCAATTCCTGGCAGCTGACCCTGCGCGTCGCGCTGCCGCAAGCCTTGCCGCGGCTGATCGACTCCTTGCGCCTCTCGATGGGGCCCGCCTGGGTGTTCCTGATCTCGGCCGAGGCGATCGCCTCCGACGTCGGGCTCGGCTACCGCATCTTCCTCGTCCGGCGTTATCTCGCGATGGACACGATCCTGCCCTACGTCGCCTGGATCTCGCTGCTCGCCATCGCCACCGACGCGCTGCTCCAGTGGATCAGCCGCAAGGCCTTCCCCTGGGCCCACGGAGACGCGAAATGAGCGCGCTCCTCCAATTCCAGGAGGTCTGGGTCGAATATGGCGAGAAGGTCGTGCTCGAACGCGTCAGCCTCGACATCCAGGAAGGCGAGTTCGTCTCGGTCGTCGGCCCTTCGGGCGCGGGCAAGAGCACGTTCCTGCGGCTCGTCCTCGGCCAGGAAGGCCCGACGCGTGGCAAGATCCTGCTCGACGGCACGCCGCTGACTCCCGAATGCCATCCCGACCGCGGTGTCGTGTTCCAGCGCTATTCGGTCTTTCCGCACCTCACCGCCCTGCAGAACGTCGCTTTCGGGCTCGAATGCGACGCTTCGCCGCTGCTGGGCAAGCTGTTCGGCGGTGCCAAGCGCAAGGCCAATGCCGCGGCGACGGAGATGCTCGCCGCCGTCGGCCTCGAGCACAACCTCAACGTCTATCCCGCGCAGATGTCGGGCGGCATGCAGCAGCGCCTGGCGATCGCCCAGGCGCTGATCAAGCACCCGCGCGTGCTGCTACTCGACGAGCCGTTCGGCGCGCTCGATCCCGGCATCCGCAACGACATGCACGGGCTGGTGACCAAGCTGTGGCGCGAGCACGGCCTGACCATCGTCATGGTCACGCACGACATCAAGGAAGCCTTCAAGCTGGGCACGCGCGTGTTGGCCTTCGACAAGCGCCGGATCGATCCGCAAGCGCCCAACCGCTACGGCGCGACGGCGGTCTACGACATGCCGGTATCGAAGCGCGCCGACATGGAGGTCGCGACGCCGGACTAGAATTAGTCAGTGCATTAGGTACCGCAAAGGGAACCTGCGGCGTCTTTCTCGGTTAAGTGACCCGGTAACTTAACGAGACAGACGGAACTTGATGACGGAAGCCAAATTTCATGTCGATCTGACGAATTGCGATCGCGAGCCGATCCATCTGCTCGGCGCGATCCAGCCGGTCGGTTTTCTCCTCGCGCTTAGCACCGACTGGCTCATCGCCCGCGCCTCGGCCAATGTCGCCGACTACCTCGGCCATTCGCCCGAAGAGCTGATCGGCAATCCGCTTTCGGACTTCCTAGACCCCCAGCTGATCCACGACCTGCGCAATCGCTGCGCCTATCTGGTCAATTCGGACACGGTCGAGCGCCTGTTCAGCTGCGAGCTAGGCCCGCGCGGTGAATCGTTCGACGTCGCGATCCATTTCTCGAACAAGCAGATCATCATCGAGGCGGAGCCGGGCAGCAAGAACCCCGGCGACGCCACCGGCACCGTGCGCTGGATGATGGCGCGGCTCGACGCCCAGCCCGATATCGAAGCCTTCTACCGCGAAGGCGCCCGGCAGATCCGCGCGCTGCTCGGCTACGACCGGGTCATGGTCTACAAGTTCGCCCAGGATGGGCACGGCGAAGTCGTGGCCGAGGCCTGCAAGCCGGGCATCGGCACGTTCAAGGGCCTGCACTACCCGGCCAGCGACATCCCCAAGCAGGCGCGCGCGCTCTATCAGCGCAACCTGATCCGCATCATCCACGACGTGAACGCCGCGCCGGTGCCGATCGTGCCGACGCTGAACGAGAACGGCCAGCCTATCGACCTGTCGCTCTCGGTGCTGCGCTCGGTCTCGCCGATCCATCTCGAATATCTGCGCAACATGGGCGTCGGCGCCTCGCTGTCGATTTCGATCATCGTCGAGGACAAGCTCTGGGGGCTGTTCGCCTGCCACCACTATTCGCCCCTCTCGCCGACCTTCGAGCGCCGCTCGCTGAGCGAGCTGTTCTCGCAAATGTTCTCGCTGCGGCTCGAAAGCCGCGAACGGCGTGAACTGGTCGAATACGAGCGCCAGGCGCGCGACATCTCGGACCAGCTGCTCGGCGCGGTGGCGTCGGACGAGACCTTGCTCAAGGATCCCGACTGGCTAGGCGACATCCTGACCAGCGCCATCCCGGCCGATGGCGTCGGCGTCTGGATCAACGGCGCCTACGCCTTCTCGGGCGTGACCCCGCCGACCGACGATTTCCGCCGCATCGTCCGCGCGCTGAACGGCACCGCGGCGGGCAAGGTGTTCGCCACCGAGCACATCGGCTCGCTGGTAGACGGCGCGGCCAGCTTCGCCAGGGAAGCCTCCGGGCTGCTCGCCATTCCGATCTCGCGAAGCCCGCGCGATTACGTCGTGCTGTTCCGGTCAGAGATGAAGGAAAAGGTGCGCTGGGCCGGCGATCCACACAAGCCGGTCGAATACGGCCCCAACGGCCCGCGCCTGACCCCGCGTGAGAGCTTCGCCGAATGGCAGGAGCAGGTCGAAGGCAGGTCGGCGCCGTTCACGCCCTCGCAGCTCCGCGTCGCCGAAACGCTGCGCGCCACGCTGATCGAGGTCGTGCTGCGCCTGGCCGACGAGGCGGCGGCGCAGCGCCACCAGGCCAATGCCCGGCAGGAACTGCTGATCGCCGAGCTCAACCACCGCGTACGAAACATCCTCGGCGTTATCCGCGGCCTCATCCGCCAGTCGCAGCCCGACGAGGAAGCGGTCAAGGACTTCGTCAAGGTCGTCGACGGTCGCATTCACGCGCTCGCCCGCGCGCACAACCAGATCACGGACGACCACTGGGGGCCCGCTCCGTTCGAGGCGTTGATCGAGGCCGAGGCCGCCGCTTTCGCTGCCAACAAGCAGAATTCGATCATCTCCGGCGGCCCGCCCGTGCTGCTCAACCCGCAGGCCTATTCGACCATGGCGCTGGTGATCCACGAGCTGGTGACCAATTCGACCAAGTACGGCAGCCTCTCGGGCGATGGCGAGGTCCATCTGAGCTGGGAACGCAACGGAGCCGGCGACCTCGTCATTACCTGGCAGGAGGTCGGCGGCCCGCCGGTGAAGAAGCCGACGCGCAAGGGCTTCGGCACGACGATCATCGATCGCTCGGTCCCCTACGACCTTGGCGGCGCAGCCAAGATCGAATATGATCCCGCCGGCGTGCGCGCGGTGTTCTGCATTCCTAAGCGGCACGTCAGCGAACGCCCGAAAAGCATGTCGGCCCGGTCGAGCGTGCCGCATGACAGGCGGGTCAAGGACGTGCCGGTCCAGCCCGATCTGCTTACCGACGTCTCGGTCCTGCTGGTCGAGGACAGTTTGATCATCGCGCTCGACGCCGAGGACATCCTGCAGCGGTTCGGTGCGACGATCGCCACGGCCTCGACGGTCCATGCCGCGCACGACCTGCTCGACGAGTTCCGGCCCGACGTCGCGATCCTGGACATCAACCTCGGCGATCAGACCAGCTTCAGCATCGCCGACCGGCTGCACGACCTCGGCGTGCCGTTCTTCTTCGCTTCGGGCTACGGCGAACAGGCGAAACTGCCGATGGAGCATCGCATGCGCCCCGTCGTGCAGAAGCCGTACACGACGGGAAACATCATGCGCAGCGTCGAAGATCTGCTCGGGATCAGTCCGGCGCGGGATTGACCAGGGCCGGTGTAGAACGACATCGTCACCAACGACCAGATCAGGAAAGTCATCGGACGTGGAAGCATCTGAACAGTCGGCCGTCACCCGGCTACGCGCCGCAACGCGGCCCGATCACGAGGCGGTCGACAGCGCCTACGGCCATTTCGCGATCGGCACGCGCGACGGCTACCGCGATTTTCTCACGGCCCATGCGCGCATCCTGCCCCTGGCCGAGCGCCTTATCCAGCCGGGTAACCTCGTCGAGAACTGGCACGGCCGGACGGAAGCGCTGATCGACGATCTGCACGCGCTCGGCGGCGAGGCGCCCGCCGAGCTCGATTTCGCCCTGCCCGAGGGCGAGGCGGCGCGCTGGGGCGCGCTCTACGTCATCGAAGGCTCGCGACTGGGCGGCGCGGTGCTCGCGAAGATGGTGCCTGCCGAGCTGCCCGCCGCCTATCTCGGCGCGCGCCATCCCCAGGGCGCGTGGCGGGCGCTGCTGGAACGGCTGGACGAAGCCGATACCGGCCCGACCTGGCGCGACGAAGCGGAGCGCGGCGCCAAGGCCATGTTCGGTGCCTACTTGGCGGCTGCGCGGGCCTAGCCAAAAGTAAAAGGGCCCCGGCTGGTGCCGAGGCCCTCCTTTCCCACTCACTGGAAAGTCAGAGTTTCCCGTCGGCCGCCATCTGCATGTAGGTGGGGTCAAAGCGCAGGCGCACATTGGCCTTGTCGCCCAGTACCTTGCCGCCGGGGAATTCGATGCCGATAGCGTCGACCGACTTGGCATTCGGTCCGAACAGCCCCTTGGAGAAGCTGAACTGACGCACGCCGTCTTCGTGCTTCATGATGTCGGGGCCGGTGTTGTAGGCCACGGCATCGGCCGCCTTGTAGTAGAGGAACGTGGTCTTGAGCTGGGCCTCGTAGTTCTCGGTCGTGGTGCCCGAGAGCTTGGCCATCTCGGCGATCGCCGCCTTCGAGGCATCGTCGCCCTTGGCCATGATCCCCATGACTTCGTACCAGGCGCCGACGAGGGCTTTGCCGAGATCGGGGTTGGCTTTCAGCGTCGCGGTCGAGACGGTCATCAGGTCCTGGATCTCATTCGGGATCTTCGAGCTGTCGAACACCTCGGTAGCGCCGGCGGCCTTCTTGATCTCGGCGAGCTGCGGGTTCCAGGCGGTGACCGCAGTGACTTCGGGCGAGCCGAAGGCACCGACGATGTCGGCGTCGGAGGTATTGACCGTCTTGACGTCGGGCAGCTTCAGCCCGTTCATCTCGAGCGCACGGGCGAGCAGGTAGTGCGAGACCGACAGCTCGACCAGGTTGACCGTGCGGCCTTTGATGTCGGCCATGGTCTTGCCGTTCTTCAGGACGATGCCGTCGTTGCCGTTCGAATAGTCGCCCATGATCAGCGCAGTGGTGTCCTTGCCGCCTGCGGCCGGGATCGTCAGCGCGTCCATGTTGGTCGAGCCGACGCCGTCGAGCTTGCCGGCGGTGTACTGGTTGATCGACTCCACGTAGTCGTTGACCTGGATCAGGTTGATCTTGATGCCGTACTTGTCGGCCCACTTCTTGAGGATGCCGCTCTTTTCGGCATAGGCCCAGGGCATCCAGCCGGCGTAGATCGACCAGCCGATGTTGAATTCCTTCTTCGGCGCCTCGGCAGCCGGCGCGGCGGCCGATTCTTCCTTCTTGGCGCCGCTGCAGGCCGAGACCGTCAGCATGGCGGCGATCAGCGCCGCGTTCAGCGATTTCTTCCATTCGATCTTCATAGGACCCCTTTCGGTGAGCGGTTCAGGCGAGTGAATGCCGCACCGCCTGGCCGAAGCTGGCAAGTGGGCGTGACGTTTCGGGCAATAGAATCTCGCCGCGCTCGGCGCGGTCTTTGAGATAGCGGAAGGTCTGGACGGTCTGGGCGTAGAGATGCTCGCCGGTGCGGATCGGCTCGGCGTTTCGTGCCAACGGCGCCAGCTCGACGTCGTAGTCGAGCGCGAAGAACAGCGGGAACGAATAGCGCTCCTCGGCCACCTTGCGCACGCGGTGCGAGGTGGCGACGAAGGCCCCGCCCGACCAGAACTCCATCATGTCGCCGATGTTTACGATGAGCCCGCCCGGCACCGGCGGAACGTCGACCCATTCACCGGCCGCGTTCATCACCTCGAGCCCCGGCCCCGTCGCGAGCAACAGGGTGAAGCATTCGTAGTCGGTATGGGCGCCGATGCCCGGCGCGTCCGACGCCTCCGCATCGTAGGGATAGTGGACCAACCGGAGCTGGCTCGGCGGCGTGCCGACGAGATGGTCGAAGCTGTCCGCCGGGCGGCCGAGCGCCTGGGCGAAACCGCGCAACAGCCGCCGGCCGACCGCGAAGGCTGCGGCGTAGTAGGCCATGATGTCCTCGCGGAAACCCGGCAGCTCGGGCCACTGGTTGGGTCCGAGCATCGGATGGCCCGCGGGAACCTCGCCCGCAGGCAGGTCGAGCGCGAGGTCGAAGGCTTCCTTGCGGTCGCGCTTGCCTGTGGCGAAGACTTCCTCGCCTTCAGGCACGTAGCCGCGGTGGTTGGTCGAGCGGCCGATATAGCTGGCCATCTTCGCTGCCTCGGGTTGGGCGAAGAAGGCCTTGGCCGCTGCGCGCAGGCGCTCGGTGACCGCGGGCGCGATGCCGTGGCCGGTGACATGGAGGAAGCCGACATCGCCCGCCGCCCGGCGCAGCGCCTCGACCGCCGCTGCTTCTGCCGCCGGGTCCGCACCGCCGAGTGCGGCAATATCAACAACCGGAATGGAGCTCGGGGCGCTGGCAGGGATCAGCGGACGGGTCGCCTGGGCGAAATCGGCCTCGCCCTCAAGCTTCACCAGGCTCAGCCGGCGGGCGATCGGCAGCCCCTGCGCATCCATGTCGGCCATGGTCAGACGGCCGCCAGCTAATTCCGCTCCGGGCCGAAGCAGCATTGCGCCTTCGCGCCAGGGCAGCGTCGAGCGGTCGATCCGCCAGCCCTCGGCGCTCACCGTACCCAGCGCGATCTCGCAATCGACCAGCTCGCGCGCTTCCGCCGCGCTCGCCTGGCCTACACGATCGAGCAGGCATTCGCCGGGGCGCAACGACACGGCACGCTCGCGGGCATAGCCGAAACGGTCGCCGCAGCGCACGAGCATGATCAGCCGGTCGTCCTCTGACAGCAGCTGCGCGGCCCAGCACGGCGCGCCCTTGGTCTCGGGCTCACGTTGCCAGTGCTCGATGTAGACCGCCTCGATGCCGTGCTCGACGAGCAGGTCGCCGTGGTCTTCCAACCGGCCGCGATCACCCAGCAGGCCCGCAGGCTGGAAATCGATCGCCCGCGCCCATTCGGCTTCATCGCCGGCGAGATGGAAACTGCCGGCAAAGCCTTCCTGCGCCGCCAGCAGGCGGGCTTCCTCGGGCAGCAGCTCGGCGAGGCAGCTTGCCTGGACCTTGCCGGCGATGGCCGGCGGCTGGCGGAGGTCGACGTAGAGTCCCGGTCCCTGCAGCCAGCCAACTCGAGTCAGCGTATCGACGGGCTGACCCGGCTGCGAAATCAGCAGCCTTTGCCAGAGCCCCGTATAACGCGTCCCGTCCGCCTGCACTCGACAACTCCTGCCATGCTGCAATGCGGAAAAGCTAACGCGACTCACTCATAGCACTAGAGACTAATTTTCGATGAACCTCATAGATTGAGACTATGATGCCTGCGCGCGCAGCCGCCGCCTGATCTCGTCGAGAAACAGCTGGGTCGCCGTGTCGCGCGAGGGGTCGGCGCGCGAGATCAGGTAGATGTCGTAGGACGGCTGCAGTTCGTCGGGCAGCAGCGGCCAGAGCTTGCCCGCATCGACCGCCAGCGCCGCCGCGCCCACGGGCAGGAAACCGATACCCACGCCCAGCGTGATCAGCCGCAGCGCTTCGTGAACATCCTCGGCCTGGCCGGCACGCTCCTGGCCCAGGCCGTGGCGGCTGCGCAGGCGGGTCACGGGCTCGGCCTCGTCGGCGCCGGTAAGGACGAAGCCCTCCCGCTCCAGTCCTTCGAGCCGCGTCATCTTGCGGCCATAGAGCGGGTGCGAGCGTGCGCAGAACAGCTGCTGTGTCTCGACGAACATCGGCTCGTAGATCAGTTCGGGGCCTGCGCCGCCCTCATAGCCGATGCCGACCTCGACCTCGCCGCGCGCCAGCGCTTCGAGCACACCGCGCCAGGCCGAGACCCGCAGTTCCATGGCGATCGCCGGGTGGCGGCGCTTGAACGAGGCGATCGCCTCGTCGAATTCGGGGCAGATGATCGAGGAGATCAGCTGGATACGCACTTCGCCCGAGACGCGCTTGGTCGCCTGGGCGACCTGGTGCTGCGCCATGCGGACGTTGTCGAACACCTCCTCGCAGACCACCTGCAGCGCCTTGCCCGCCTGGGTGATGCGGATGCCGCCGGTCGAGCGCTCGAACAGCCGCGCGCCGAGCTGGTCTTCCAGCCGCTTGAGGGCGGCGCTGATCGACGGCTGCTGCTTGTTGAGGCTCCGCGCCGCCGCACCGATGCCGCCCGCGCGGACAATCTCCATGAAAACCTTGAGCAGGTTCCAGTCGAGATTGCGCGCAAAGTCGCGGTCGATGCGGGGAAGTCCGGCCTGGATTGGACCTTCGGCCATCAAAGCTCCCGGGCGTCGTAGGCCCATTGCAGCAGGGCCTGCCGCTGCTTGGGCCGGCAGAACGGATCGCCAGGCTCGCAATTGCGGGTGACCTGCGCCGCGTGCCGCCGGAACGCGCGCCAGCGGCCGATCTGGCGCTGGTCGTCGTCCATCCGGCGGCCCGAGTAATAACGGCAGTACCACTGGAACCAGCCGCGCGGATCGTCGGGATGTATCCAGCCCTTGGCCTGCCAGACCTTGAGCGGCTTGCTCGCACGGATGCCGTAGTAGTTGAGCGAGCAGTCGGGCTTGCCGCCGGCCAGCTTCGCCTTCGCGAACCAGCTTTCGGGAAACTCGTCGCGGCAATCGGTCATGTACTTGCCGCAGAACACGCCGAGTTCGAGCATCTCGGCGGGGGTCAGCTCCGGTTCGAACCCGAGATCGAAGCTCCGCCCTGCTCCGGCAACACGCGTATAGCGGTATCCCTGCTGCATCCGGTCGTTCACGACCACTTCGACGGGCTTGCTCATGCCCCCGTCATAGAACGCTTTTGCCCGCCGATGAAGCGCCGCCGCCCGCCCCCCTTCGAGCGGGCGGCAGCGGCGGCTACTTGAAGTCGTAGCCGACCTTCAGGCCGAAATAGCGCGGCTTGGTCGGGTAGGCGCGCGAGAACTGGCCGCAGATCTGCGTCGCGCAAACCGAGTTGAGGCTGAGGATACCGCGGGAATCGAAGGCGTTCTGCAGGAAGGCTTCGATGCGGAAGGCGTCCCACTTGGCCCCGAGCGAGAAGTCGGCCGTGGTGAAGCCCTTGGTCGCGCCGACCGCAGCGAAATCCGCATCGGTCAGGAACGAGCGCGTCCCACCCTGGTGCGTCACCGATGCCTGAACGAAGCCCGTCGCATTGGAAACCGGGAACTCGTACCGCGCCGTCGCCGTGCCCTTGAACTTGGGCATGATCGGCAGGCGGGTGCCCTTGGGCGCGGCCGGCGGCGTTCCGGCAACGCAGACGATATTCTTGGTGACCGGATCGACCTGGCAGAGATCGGTCGTGGTCTTTGCGTCGACGTAGGTTCCCGAAGCCGAGAAACTGAGCCCGCCGAACCGCGCCGAAATCTCGCCCTCGACACCGTAGATCCGGGCATCGCCAGCATTGTAGGTATTGGTCACGCCGTTCTGGCCGAGCGGCACGAGGCCGAACTGCACGTTCTTCCACTTCTCATAGAAGGCGGCCCCGTTGAAATAGAACGGGCCCAGGTGGGTCTTCCAACCCACTTCGAAGTTGTCGAGCGTATCGGACTTGAACGGATCGACGCCGGGCCGCCGGTTGTTACCGCCTGGGCGATAGCCACGCGATACCGTGCCATAGAGCATGATGTCGGGCGTTACCTGCCACTTGACGCCGCCGCGCCAGATCGCGCCCTGCTCGACGTTCTTCTTGTCGATATTGGTGCAGGGCGTGGGTGCTATGACCGACGCGCCGGTGATACAGGCCGCGAGGTTGGACGCACTGTTGGTGCCCGAGAAGCCGTAGAGCGTGTTGTTCGCAATGAAGCCGCGGACGCCGGCGATCACAGTGAAGGTGGGCGCGAGATCCCACTCGACCTGGGCGAACATGGCATAATCGCGGTCGGTTCGCTTGATCCGCGTGAGGAACACGGTGTCGGTAGTGCCGAACGGGGTGAGCCAGACGCTGGGCAGCGCGCCGCTGATGCCCTGGGTCTGGTAATCCGCGGAGATCTTGTCGTTCTGGATCTGCAGGAACAGGCCCGCGGTCAGGCGGAAAGGCTTGTCCGTTGGCGAGTTGATCCTGAGTTCATGCGTCTGCTTGGTGTACTTGTCGCCGAGGATCGCATTCTGGGTCGGATCGAGGAAGGTCCCGTCGGGCCGCTGGAAGAAGGTCGCATAGTAGCCGTAGGTGTCATAGGCGACCGAATAATAGGAATAATCGGGCTTGTTCTCGACCCGGCGCTGGAAATAGCCGCCGGCATAGGTGACGTCCCAGTCGCTGAGTTTGCCTTGGATGGTCAGCCCCGCCTGCCACCACTGATCCTTGTAGGTGCTCGGCAGGTAGTCGGTGACCTTGAGGTCACCGACCTTCGGGTCGAACAAATAGCCGCCGTTGCTGAACTGGTGCTGGTAGATGATCGACGGCGTCACCGTCCAGTTGTCGTCGAGATCGATCTTCAGCGCGGCGCGGCCGCCCCAAGTCTCGGTGTCGTTATAGTCGTTCTTGACGAGCTTGCTGTTGTTGACCGTGACATTGGTCAGGTTGTTGGGGTCGCTGGCGGCATCGTCGAGCGTGAAAGTGCGCGTGCCGGGGACATTGTCGATATAGCCGCCCTGCTTGTCGTAGAAACCGACGATGCGGATCGCGGCATTCTCACTCAGCGGCAGGTTGATATAGCCCTCGGCCGTGCCGCTGAAATCGCCGGCGCCGTACTTGCCGACCTGCAGGTCGATCGCGCCGCTGGTCTTGCCGATCTCGGGCTTGTTGGTGATCAGGCGGAGCACGCCCGACAGCGAGCTCGCGCCGAACAGCGTGCCCTGCGGGCCGGCCAGAGCCTCGACGCGGGCAATGTCGTAGACGTGGAAATCGACCGTGCCGCCGATCGTCGTTACCGGGATTTCGTCGACATACATCGAACTGGTCGGCAGCGGGCCGATGTGGAGGCCGTCGCCGCCCGACGAGACGCCGCGGAAGAAGATCTGCGACTGGCCGGGGCCGAACGACTGGAAGCTGACGCTGGGCAGCAGCTTGGCATAGTCGTCGAAGGACTGGACCTGGGCGTTCTCGAGCTTGGCGGCGCCGAGTGCACTTATGCTGATCGGTACGTCCTGCAGCCGTTCCTCGCGGCGCTGCGCGGTAACGACGATGACGTCGTCGTTTGTTGCTTCCTCAGGCGTGCCCTGTGCCTGTGCTAGCGCGGGGAAAGTGATGGCGGTGGTGGCGAGAAGTAACAGTGCGGCGCGGCTCTTGCGGCTGCTGCAGTTCATATGCTCAGACCCCTGACAAATGAGCTATGAGCACAATGTCACGCAAATGCACTGCTTACACAAATGTAATCTATTGCAGCGCAACATTTTCATGACGCTTTTTTGGCAAGCGTTGCTCAAGCGCCACGGTCAGGGCGCGTCGGGGTAGGCGTCCAGCACCGTGCCGAGGCCCTCGCGCAGAGGCCCGAGCCGGTTTGAAATCGGGCGCCACTGCCCTTCGCCGTCGCGGTTGATCGGGCGGCGAACCTGCTCGCTGCTGGCGGTGCGCACGGCGCGGGCGTTTTCATGGAAGCGCAGGCAGGCGTCCTCGAACGGCAGGCCAAGTGCGGCGAGCAGCGCGCGCGTTTCGGCCTCGGGATCGGCCAGCAGGCGTTCGTGGATCACGCGGTGAACGCGGCCGGGCAGGACCGTGTCGAAGTGCGCCATCAGCCGGACATAGTCGGCGTAGTAGCGGCCGATGTCACCCAGATCATAGGCGAAAGCCTGGCCGCGGGCGAAGTGCTGGCGGAAGTTCGAATAGCCGCAGTCGAGGGGATGGCGCCGGGCGTCGATGATCTTCGCGTTCGGCAGGATCAGGTGGATCAGTCCGACGTAGAGCCAATTGTTGGGCAGCTTATCGATGAAATAGGGCTTGCCCTCGCGCCGCTGCCCGCACGTACGCTCGAGATAACGCTCGCCCAGCGACAGCCAATGCGACACCTCGAGGCCGTCCAGTCGTTGCGGATAGCCGCCTTCGCGGCCCAGTTCGCCGACCAGCGCGGGAATGTCGGGCAATTCCATCGTCCCTTCGACCTGCGAATGGCTCGACAGGATCTGCTCGATCAGGGTCGAGCCGGCACGCGGCAGGCCGAGGATGAAGATCGGATCGGGCGCCGGGCAGCCCGCCCCGGCGCGTGCAGCGAAGAAGGGGGCATCGAACCGCGCGATCGCGGCATCGACCGCCAGCGTCGTATCGGCGGCATCGTAGGGCAGCACGGCGCGGCGCAAGGCATTGCCCTCGGCATAGTGATCGAACGCCGCTTCGGGCCGGCCGAGGTCCTCCGTCGCCTTGCCCAGCGCGAAGTCCAGATGGAACCGATCGTCCTGTGTCGCGCCCGGATCAGCGAGGCCGCCCTGCATCGCGACGACGTCGGCCTCGTCCAGCTTCACCGTCTTGAGGTTGGCGATCGACCACCAGGCCTCGCCGAAGGCGGGCCGCAGCGCGGTGGCGCGGCGATAGGCGGCGATGGCGTCCTCCGTCCGGCCG
The window above is part of the Novosphingobium sp. G106 genome. Proteins encoded here:
- a CDS encoding ABC transporter permease gives rise to the protein MRVVNIKPHRGARILIGAVPIVILLIVYAIFSAARLDANPNDKVLPTFAAMAQEVVRLTTQTDPRTGEITAVADTLASLYRLGIGVLIATVSTLIIGLALGVVPLVRAALGPIVAIIAVIPPIAVLPILFIAMGLGEASKIALIAVGIAPFMIRDLAGHVASLPAEQFVKAQTLGANSWQLTLRVALPQALPRLIDSLRLSMGPAWVFLISAEAIASDVGLGYRIFLVRRYLAMDTILPYVAWISLLAIATDALLQWISRKAFPWAHGDAK
- a CDS encoding biliverdin-producing heme oxygenase; the protein is MEASEQSAVTRLRAATRPDHEAVDSAYGHFAIGTRDGYRDFLTAHARILPLAERLIQPGNLVENWHGRTEALIDDLHALGGEAPAELDFALPEGEAARWGALYVIEGSRLGGAVLAKMVPAELPAAYLGARHPQGAWRALLERLDEADTGPTWRDEAERGAKAMFGAYLAAARA
- a CDS encoding ABC transporter ATP-binding protein, whose protein sequence is MSALLQFQEVWVEYGEKVVLERVSLDIQEGEFVSVVGPSGAGKSTFLRLVLGQEGPTRGKILLDGTPLTPECHPDRGVVFQRYSVFPHLTALQNVAFGLECDASPLLGKLFGGAKRKANAAATEMLAAVGLEHNLNVYPAQMSGGMQQRLAIAQALIKHPRVLLLDEPFGALDPGIRNDMHGLVTKLWREHGLTIVMVTHDIKEAFKLGTRVLAFDKRRIDPQAPNRYGATAVYDMPVSKRADMEVATPD
- a CDS encoding HWE histidine kinase domain-containing protein; this translates as MTEAKFHVDLTNCDREPIHLLGAIQPVGFLLALSTDWLIARASANVADYLGHSPEELIGNPLSDFLDPQLIHDLRNRCAYLVNSDTVERLFSCELGPRGESFDVAIHFSNKQIIIEAEPGSKNPGDATGTVRWMMARLDAQPDIEAFYREGARQIRALLGYDRVMVYKFAQDGHGEVVAEACKPGIGTFKGLHYPASDIPKQARALYQRNLIRIIHDVNAAPVPIVPTLNENGQPIDLSLSVLRSVSPIHLEYLRNMGVGASLSISIIVEDKLWGLFACHHYSPLSPTFERRSLSELFSQMFSLRLESRERRELVEYERQARDISDQLLGAVASDETLLKDPDWLGDILTSAIPADGVGVWINGAYAFSGVTPPTDDFRRIVRALNGTAAGKVFATEHIGSLVDGAASFAREASGLLAIPISRSPRDYVVLFRSEMKEKVRWAGDPHKPVEYGPNGPRLTPRESFAEWQEQVEGRSAPFTPSQLRVAETLRATLIEVVLRLADEAAAQRHQANARQELLIAELNHRVRNILGVIRGLIRQSQPDEEAVKDFVKVVDGRIHALARAHNQITDDHWGPAPFEALIEAEAAAFAANKQNSIISGGPPVLLNPQAYSTMALVIHELVTNSTKYGSLSGDGEVHLSWERNGAGDLVITWQEVGGPPVKKPTRKGFGTTIIDRSVPYDLGGAAKIEYDPAGVRAVFCIPKRHVSERPKSMSARSSVPHDRRVKDVPVQPDLLTDVSVLLVEDSLIIALDAEDILQRFGATIATASTVHAAHDLLDEFRPDVAILDINLGDQTSFSIADRLHDLGVPFFFASGYGEQAKLPMEHRMRPVVQKPYTTGNIMRSVEDLLGISPARD
- a CDS encoding TorF family putative porin; the encoded protein is MYKSFAAAIALATAAIVPTIAYADEPAPDLKVTGSVTLASEYRLRGISQSDSDPAIQGGITVAHSSGLYVSTWASNLAGNGTFGGSNMEFDAIAGFTKGVGPVTFDLGGIYYIYPGTHGHDFFEIYGSVSGKVGPVNAKLGTYWAPPQTNIGVSNGSKGNNIWVYTDLALPIQGTPITLKGHAGYSDGDSLYTKGAAAFDPFDTEGSHGVFDYGVGVDLTWKALTLNVSYIGTDLDRSYADLNFGAGSHTGHKITKGDIVATLTAAF